One Loxodonta africana isolate mLoxAfr1 chromosome 6, mLoxAfr1.hap2, whole genome shotgun sequence DNA window includes the following coding sequences:
- the INPP1 gene encoding inositol polyphosphate 1-phosphatase isoform X1 yields the protein MSDILRELLCVSEKAANIARACRQQEALFQLLIEEKKEGEKNKKFAVDFKTLADVLVQEVIKQNLENKFPGLGKKISGEESNEFTNDLGEKIILRLCSAEAETVELLSKVLNGNKLASEALAKVVHQDVSFTDPALDSIRVDIPQDILGIWVDPIDSTYQYIKGSADIKPNQGIFSCGLQCVTILIGVYDIQTGTPLMGVVNQPFVSQDPNTLRWKGQCYWGLSYMETNIHSLQLHIPERNGTETPSQLTENTSSEAEAHGFSAVISTSEKETIKAALFRVCGDSVFRAAGAGYKSLCVVQGLVDIYIFSEDTTFKWDSCAAHAILRSMGGGMVDLKECLERNPEKGLNLPQLVYHVPNEGASGVDQWANKGGLIAYRSRRQLEMFLSLLIQNLVPADTNT from the exons ATGTCAGATATTCTCCGGGAGCTGCTCTGTGTCTCCGAGAAAGCTGCCAACATCGCCCGGGCATGCAGGCagcaggaagctctcttccagcTGCtgatagaagaaaagaaagagggagaaaagaacAAGAAGTTCGCTGTCGATTTCAAGACCCTGGCTGATGTACTGGTACAGGAAGTTATAAAACAGAATTTGGAGAACAAG TTTCCaggcttggggaaaaaaatttctgGAGAAGAATCCAATGAGTTTACCAATGATTTGG GGGAAAAGATTATCTTGAGACTGTGTTCAGCAGAGGCAGAAACAGTGGAGCTTCTTAGCAAAGTTCTTAATGGTAACAAGTTGGCATCTGAAGCATTAGCCAAGGTTGTTCATCAGGATGTCTCCTTTACTGACCCAGCTCTGGATTCGATAAGGGTCGATATTCCACAGGACATTTTGGGAATATGGGTGGATCCCATAG attcaACTTATCAGTATATAAAAGGCTCTGCTGACATCAAACCCAACCAAGGAATTTTCTCCTGCGGGCTTCAGTGCGTCACTATTTTAATTGGTGTCTATGACATACAGACAGGGACGCCCCTGATGGGAGTCGTTAATCAACCTTTTGTGTCACAAGACCCAAACACCCTCAG GTGGAAAGGACAGTGCTACTGGGGCCTTTCTTACATGGAGACCAATATCCATTCACTTCAGCTCCACATTCCCGAAAGAAACGGCACCGAAACACCAAGCCAACTGACTGAAAACACCAGCTCTGAAGCAGAAGCCCACGGTTTTTCAGCTGTCATTAGTACAAGTGAAAAGGAAACTATCAAAGCTGCATTGTTTCGTGTATGTGGAGATAGCGTATTTCGGGCAGCTGGAGCTGGTTACAAGAGTCTTTGTGTTGTGCAAGGCCTTGTGGACATTTATATCTTTTCAGAAGATACCACATTCAAGTGGGACTCCTGTGCTGCTCACGCCATACTGAGGTCAATGGGTGGGGGAATGGTAGATCTAAAGGAATGCTTAGAAAGAAATCCAGAAAAGGGGCTCAATTTGCCACAGTTGGTATACCATGTGCCAAATGAAGGTGCTTCTGGAGTTGATCAGTGGGCCAACAAGGGAGGACTAATTGCATACAGATCAAGGAGGCAGCTGGAGATGTTCCTGAGCCTCCTCATCCAAAACCTTGTACCTGCAGATACAAATACATAG
- the INPP1 gene encoding inositol polyphosphate 1-phosphatase isoform X2 has product MSLPMIWFVFTPGEKIILRLCSAEAETVELLSKVLNGNKLASEALAKVVHQDVSFTDPALDSIRVDIPQDILGIWVDPIDSTYQYIKGSADIKPNQGIFSCGLQCVTILIGVYDIQTGTPLMGVVNQPFVSQDPNTLRWKGQCYWGLSYMETNIHSLQLHIPERNGTETPSQLTENTSSEAEAHGFSAVISTSEKETIKAALFRVCGDSVFRAAGAGYKSLCVVQGLVDIYIFSEDTTFKWDSCAAHAILRSMGGGMVDLKECLERNPEKGLNLPQLVYHVPNEGASGVDQWANKGGLIAYRSRRQLEMFLSLLIQNLVPADTNT; this is encoded by the exons ATGAGTTTACCAATGATTTGG TTTGTCTTTACTCCAGGGGAAAAGATTATCTTGAGACTGTGTTCAGCAGAGGCAGAAACAGTGGAGCTTCTTAGCAAAGTTCTTAATGGTAACAAGTTGGCATCTGAAGCATTAGCCAAGGTTGTTCATCAGGATGTCTCCTTTACTGACCCAGCTCTGGATTCGATAAGGGTCGATATTCCACAGGACATTTTGGGAATATGGGTGGATCCCATAG attcaACTTATCAGTATATAAAAGGCTCTGCTGACATCAAACCCAACCAAGGAATTTTCTCCTGCGGGCTTCAGTGCGTCACTATTTTAATTGGTGTCTATGACATACAGACAGGGACGCCCCTGATGGGAGTCGTTAATCAACCTTTTGTGTCACAAGACCCAAACACCCTCAG GTGGAAAGGACAGTGCTACTGGGGCCTTTCTTACATGGAGACCAATATCCATTCACTTCAGCTCCACATTCCCGAAAGAAACGGCACCGAAACACCAAGCCAACTGACTGAAAACACCAGCTCTGAAGCAGAAGCCCACGGTTTTTCAGCTGTCATTAGTACAAGTGAAAAGGAAACTATCAAAGCTGCATTGTTTCGTGTATGTGGAGATAGCGTATTTCGGGCAGCTGGAGCTGGTTACAAGAGTCTTTGTGTTGTGCAAGGCCTTGTGGACATTTATATCTTTTCAGAAGATACCACATTCAAGTGGGACTCCTGTGCTGCTCACGCCATACTGAGGTCAATGGGTGGGGGAATGGTAGATCTAAAGGAATGCTTAGAAAGAAATCCAGAAAAGGGGCTCAATTTGCCACAGTTGGTATACCATGTGCCAAATGAAGGTGCTTCTGGAGTTGATCAGTGGGCCAACAAGGGAGGACTAATTGCATACAGATCAAGGAGGCAGCTGGAGATGTTCCTGAGCCTCCTCATCCAAAACCTTGTACCTGCAGATACAAATACATAG